TTCCGGCGCGGCCTCCGACGGCAGCACTCCATAATTGATCACGGTCCCCTGAGCCATCACTTCGGGCACGGTCTTTGGCAACGGTTCGTAGCCGAGAGCCAAAGCGGCCTGCTGCTGAACCGCCCAGGGATCGACCGCCGCCTGCTCCCGCGCGTTCCGGCGCATCATGATCACAGAGACGAGGCAGGTGCCGACAAGAAAGCCGACCATATAATAGGCAATGCGGTTTCGGTTCGTCATAAATCAGGACTCCACCTCCGTTTGGGCCCCCGCCTCGCGGGCCAGGAATTCATGGCGGGCCCGTATCACACAACAGACGATGGCGGCTCCACCAGCCCAGACGCTGCCGTACTTCAATCCGTTCATGAACCCGAAAGCCGCATAGAACCCACGGTCCGGACTGTCCTGGAAAAGTAAAGCGAAGGCCAGATGCGTCACCACGCCAAGCAAGGCACCGCCGAAGCAGATCAGGCAGACATAGTAAAGCCATCCGAAAAGCCAGCGTAGTGAACTGAGGCAAAAACGAAGCATGCCCCACTAGTGGACGCGTCTTCGCATTTGGCAAGCTCATCAATGCAATGCCCCCGCTGCTCTCAACCACCCCAAGCCCCGCACCGATGGAAATTTCTTCGCAATTTCGCTTCCCTCCCGCCCCGCTCAATCTTTCACTGCGTGGAAGCCACAGCTTTTCCATGATCACTTCCATCCTTCCAGTCCGCGTCCGCTATGCCGAAACCGACCGCATGAATGTGGTCCATCACAGCAATTACCTGATCTGGTTCGAATCCGTCCGGATCCAGATGCTCGACGAACTCGGCCTCCCTTACAAAGACCTGGAGGAACGCGGCTTCATGATCCCCGTGCTCGGTGCCAGCCTGCGCTACCTGAAGCCTGCATTCTTCGACGACCGCCTGAAGGTCTATCTTTTCATGCGGGAAAAAGCCCGCGCCAAATTCCACTTCGACTACGAGGTACGGCGCGATGGCGAGCTGCTGGCAACCGGTTCCACCACCCACGGCTTCATGGATGCCCAGGGCAAGGGCCTTCGACCGCCCACGGAATTCGTCGAAAAGCTGGAAGAAGCCTGGAAGGTGTAGGCAAGCGGCAGCGAACGCCTTCTGCAGCGTCTCTCGGAGTTCGAGTACCTGCCGATCCGGAAATGGATTCCTTAGGCGCCGGCGACTTCCGGCGCATTTTTACCGCAGCAACGGCGCGGATCCTTCGCACAAGATCTGTAGGTCCGCTCCAGATGTTGTACCACCTCCGCGATGGAGCGGCCATCGGTCGAAATACACGGACCGGCATCCATGTAAATCGGCTCTCGCTCGGATAACAACTGCCGGATCTTGGCCTCCGGATTTGCCACGTTTAAGAGCGGACGGTTTTTATTCCGGCCGGTTCGCTCCAGAATACTCTCGACCGAAGCAAACAGGCATACCACCACTCCTTTGGATCGAAGGAGCTCCCGCATCCCCGGTTGAACGACCAAGCCCCCCCCACAGGAAACGACACAATTCCGGGCGGGATGCCCCGCCTCAATATAGGCGCGCTCGTAGGCACGAAATGCAGCCTCCCCTTCGCTCTCGAAAATCTGGGGAATGCTCTTCCCTGCTTTCTTCTCGATCTCGGCATCCGAATCATAGAAGCGAAACCCCAGGGCACGAGCCACCCGTCTCCCAATGACGGATTTGCCGACCCCCATGAACCCGACCAGATACAGGTTGGGCATGGCATTCTGCTTCAATGACTTCATCGACCGCAGTTTGGAGCCATTCCCACCTCCGGCGCGACACATTTTTTCAGCCAGCGCATGAGTTTGACCATAAATGAGGGCCCGGTCCTTTATTTCTTGCGAAAAGTTGATATTGAGTCTCATTTTCCAATTTTGGCCTAAAACTCGCATCACGGCTCGGAAACAAAATGACACAGGCAAACTCCACCGCCAGCGAATCAATCCGGATCCATCTCGTCGATGGTGTCTCGGGTCCGGCGTGCCCTTTTCAGCCGGCCTGTGACTTGGAACTAGGGCTGGCGGAAGGCTTTGCGACGGCCGAGCTGGTTCATTTCAAACCCGGACTATCGCTGCTACGCATCAGAGTCGCGGAAGACGCCCCCGTCCTCCCCCGTCTGGATTTCGGGGGCAATTACCTGCTCACAGGCTTCATTCACAGTGGCAGCGCGGTTTTTCATTTTTCCAACGGCCATCGACATGCGGGCAACATCCACGAGTGGTTCCAGTTCCACTGCGAGAGCCTTGAGATCGAGGGCCACCGGGGCCAAAAACTGGAATGGGCCGGCCTGCTCTGCACCGACGAAGCCCTCTCCTCCCTTCTGGCCATTGAACATCCGGGCGGTACACCTGCGGAAATACAATCCAATGGCAGTATTTCCGGCGGGGTGTTGAATACGGGGCAGCGCGAACTGGCCCATCAAATCATCCGCTTGCCCGCCCAAGGCCTGGGCTCCCGACTCCACCTTGAAGGCACCAGCCTGACCTGGCTGGCGGAACAACTATTCCGCCCGACGGGAAGTCAAAATGTACCCGCCATCAATGCCCAGGACCGCGACACCTTGGAAGATGTAGCCGCATATCTGGGCGACACCCTGGATGCCGACCACTCCATCGCATCGCTGGCACTGCGCTTCGGCCTGAACGAATCAAAGCTCAAACAGGGCTTCAAGTCACAGTTCGAGCGCACGGTGTTCGGCTATCTGCGCGAACTCCGGATGGAAAGGGCGAAATCCTTTCTCCGGCAGGACCGCATGAGCGTGATCGAGGTGGCCAATGCGGTGGGTTATTCCAATGCGAGCCACTTTGCACGGGCCTTCAAGGAGCATACCGGCCTCTTACCCAAGGGCTTCCAGTGCCTGCACCGCGCACGCTGAAGCCACCCGGGACCGGCCAATCCGCCCCTTTTCGGTCCTTTTTCACCGTATCGGGGTATTTTTCCACCCGCAGGGGGCAGAAATCCAACGCGGCAATTTGATATTCTACGCGGTGATGTGAAGGCCGTGACCTCGAAAGGAGTCCACTATGTATATCAGCGAATATCCAACCCAGAGCAAACAGCCAGGAGCCATTCTAGCCGGAATGGTTTTTACCTCACTGGTCATGCTGGCCGTCAGCCTCGTCTCCTTGGAGCCGGAGCAGGCCGAAAACATCACCCTGCCCGTTCAGGAATTGAGCTTTGCCGCGCCCCCTCAACCGGTGACACCCGCACAGGAGGAGCCACAGCCCCCAACGCCGACCGATTATGAGATCGAGTTGGTCCCGACCCGTCCGGAACTCGCCATCGCACCGCTTCGGCTCGAAATGCCGGATGCCAAGCCGGACACCCAGTTGAAACAACCGCTGTTATCCGTCCCTCAACTGCAAAACCTGCTCGCCGACATCGAGCGCATCCTGGAGTCGACCGAACTCGACCAGGCCCCGGTCCTATTGAACCTTCCGGACTTCCGCTACCCGGCTGAGTTGAGCCGCCAAGGCATCCAACGCGCGCGCATCGTCGTACGCGTCATTATCGACGAAAGAGGCCAGGCCCGGCTTGAGGAAATCGTCTCCAGCAGCCATCCCGCCCTGGAAAAGCTCGCCCGGCGCATCGTTTCCAAGACACGTTTCACCCCGCCAACCTACAATGGTGAAGCGGTCAAGGCGCGTTACGACTGGCCACTCGTCCTCTCGGCACCAAGCTGAGCGCAAGTCCACATCACTTGGCCTAATAGCCCCGGCTGCCGAACAGCGCGGTCCCGACCCGGATCTGGGTCGACCCCGCTGTGATCGCCACTTCAAGGTCGCCGGTCATGCCCATGGACAGCTCGGACAAGGGCACTTGAAAACTGTCGGCCAGTCGGTCGCGCAATGCACGCAAGCCATCAAATGCGACCTTGGCCACCTCCAGGTCGTCGTCGAGCGGCGCAATGGTCATGAACCCCTCTACTTGCAAATGCGGACAGGCCAAGGCAGCTTCGAGAACCGCATCGGCCTCGTTGCAGGAAAAGCCATATTTATTGGGATCCTCTCCAGTATTAAACTGCAGCAGAATGGGCAGACACTTCCCCGAATCAGCAGCCATTCGGTTCAGGCGCTGGATCAATTTGAGCGAATCCACCGACTGCACGCGGTCGAAATGGGCCACCGCCTCCTTCGCCTTGTTCGACTGCAAATGCCCAATCAGCTCCCAACGCAGGGATGCCGTACAGGCTGCCTGCTTCGCAACCGCCTCCTGAACCCGGTTCTCCCCGACTGCGCCCAATCCACAGGCGGCCACATATTCCGGGGCGGCCTCGGGATGATTTTTGGTCACCGGCAATAACTGAACGGAAGCGGGATCGCGCCCGGCCGCCAGACAGGCGGCGTCCATTCGGGCACACACCGATGCCAAGTTCTGCTTAAATTCGTCCAATGAAATCATATAGAATAAGGAGGTGTTATTTTTAAATCAGGTATAAATAAGTTCGTCTAACAAAAGTATTGCTTTTGTATAAGTCATCTTTATAAGGACTCTATCATGCACGTTGAGAATCTGAAAATATTTTCTGACCTGGTCGAAAGCGAGAGCTTTTCTCGCGCCGCCAAACTGAATGGCATTACCCAGTCCGCAGTCAGCCAGCAGCTGCGTGCAATGGAAAAGCACTTCAACATCCTGATCGTGGACCGCAGCCAGAAGCAGTTTCGCCTCACTCGCGAGGGCCAAAAGCTGTACAAGTCGTCCAAAGAAATTCTTTATCTCTACGACAAGCTGAACAGCGAGCTGCAAGAGATGAAGAAGGTCATCAGCGGCACCATTCACATCTCTACGGTCTACAGTATCGGCCTGCATGAATTGCCCCCCTACGTGAAGGCCTTCATGGCGAAATATCCCGAAGTCAACATCCGGGTGGAATATCGACGGGCCAACATGGTGTACGAAGACATCCTTTCCAATTCCATCGATCTCGGCTTGATCGCCTACCCGCAGAAGCACAAGCAACTGGAGATTCTGCCCTTCCACGACGACATCCTCGTACTCGTGGTCAGCCCGGACCACCCGCTGGCCAACGACAAGGTGGTCGACCTGAAAGACCTGGCGGGCGAAAAGTTCATTGGCTTTGAGCCGGACATCCCGACCCGCAAGGCGACCGATCAGATTTTCCGCGAGGCCAATATCGAGGCGGACCCGGTCATGGAATTCGACAATGTCGAAACCGTGAAGCGCGCCGTCGAGATCAATGCAGGCATCGCCATTCTCCCGCAAACCACCGTGGTCCGCGAAGAAGCCCAGGGCTTGCTCAAGGTTATCAAGTTCAAGAACAAGACATTCAAGCGACCGCTCGCACTGATTCACCGGAAGGGCCGAGTCCTCACCCCGGCAATGAAGAAGCTGATCGAGCTCCTGACCTCAAAGAACCTGATTCCGGCCGACGAATAATTGGTGAGACTTGGGCGGCGGGCTTGCACCGCAGGTATAGGAACATTTACTGGCGCACGTTGACATCACTAGTCGCCAGTTTATGAAGCAATTCCTACCTCTTCTCGCCCTTGCATTCAGCATCGCCTGTCAAACGGCCTCCGGCCTGCCGGCGGGGATCCGCCATGTACAGACCCTCGATGGCATCGAGGAATACCGTCTGGAACAAAACGGTCTTCGCGTACTGCTCTACCCGAATGAGGGGCTGCCGGTGGCCACCGTCATGGTCACGTACGAAGTCGGCTCCCGCAATGAATCCCTGGGAACGACCGGAGCGACCCATATTCTGGAGCATATGATGTTCAAGGGCACGGAGGCGCATACTCCCGAAGCCGGCAACGACTATTCATCGGAAATGGAGCGAATCGGAGCGCGGTCCAACGCCACGACGTACTACGACCGCACCAACTACTACGCCATCCTCCCCAGTTCCGATGTTCCCGCGGCAATCGAACTGGAAGCAGACCGCATGCGCAACCTGCGGCTTCGGGACGAAGACCTGGCCTCCGAAATGACCGTGGTGCGTAATGAATACGAACGCGGCGAGAACAGCCCGGTCAGCACCCTGATCAAAGAGATCTTTGCCACTGCTTATGTGGCCCACCCCTACAACCATCCCGTAATTGGCTGGCGCTCGGACATTGAGAACACCTCGACGACCAAGCTCCGCGGATTTTACGACACCTTTTACTGGCCGGAAAACGCGGTGCTGAGTGTCATTGGTGGCTTTGACAAGGCGGCCACGCTGCAGGCCGTGGCCGACGCCTACGGCATCATCCCCCAAGCCCCTGCTGCCATACCGGAGATGGACACGGAGGAGCCGGAACAACTGGGTCCGCGCCGCCTGATCGTGGAGCGAAGCGGCCAGGTGGGCGTGGTCATGATTGCCTATAAGGTTCCGGAAGGCACCCACCCGGACTGGGCTTCGCTCATTCTCATCGACGAGATTCTGACAGCCGATAAGACCGGTCGCCTCTACCGTGCACTCGAAGACAAGGGCAAGGCCAGCGCGACCTTTGCCTACGGTCCCATGCTGCGGGATCCCAGCCTCTTCGTTTTTTGCGCCTACCTGACCCCCGATGCGACTCATGAGGAGACCGAGACCATAATCCTCGAGGAAATACAGAATTTTATCGAAAATGGAGCCAGTGAAGACGAACTGGCCCGGGCCAAATCCGTGGTGCGCGCCAGCGAGATCTACGGGCGGGACGGCCCCTACGCGATCGCAGACCAGTTGAACGATGCCATCGCGATGGGTGACTGGACCTCGTATGTCAACTTGCCCAAAGCGATCGAAGCCGTCCAAGTGGCAGACCTTCAGGCGGTCGCCAAAAAGTACTTCACCGCACGCAGCAGCACCACCGGGTGGTATGTCCCGAGCAGTCACAAGGCCATGGCCAGCCTGTCGCCACACCGCGGACTCCAGTATTACCGCGAACCGGGCCTTGAGCTCTTTGAGCCACATCAAGCCGAAACCGACACCGACAACACGCCCCCCGCTCCAGGCGCCAGCCAAGTCAACTTCTCGGAGAAGATGCAAGTCGCGGACGTGAACGGCATTCAGGTCATTGCCATCGGGATGCCGGTCGAGGGCATCGTTTCATTCGTGGGCAGCATTGCCGCAGGCGACAGTTTCAGCCCGGAAAGCGCACCTACGCTGGCAGGTATGACCGCATCCATGCTGGACAAGGGCACGCAGAAACAAGACCGCTTTGCCATTGCCGAGAAGCTCGACCAACTGGGCGCTGGCATCAGCTTTGGCACCGGAGCACATAGCCTGAGCTTCTCGGGCAAATTCCTGCGACCCGATGCCGGAGCGGTGATGGACCTGCTGGCCGAGCAACTCCGCGAACCGGCATTCGACCCGAAGGTGCTGGAAAGCTTGAAAAGCCGTTCCATTGCCGGATTCCTCCAAGCCATGGACAGCCCGGATTACCGGGCCGAAGCCGAACTGAGTCGCCTCCTTTACGAACCCGGCCATCCGAACTACACCACTCCTCTCGAAAGCCTGATGGAAGGTGTCAAAGGCACCACGGTGGAAGACCTGGCAACATTCCACAAGCAATACTATGGCCCGAAATCCCTGCGCCTGGTCTTTGCCGGTGACATCGATTTCGAGCAATTGAAAGCCGCCGTCGCGAGCGCCTTTGATGGATGGGAAGGCGGGGTCGACTACCGGACGGTTGCGGACGGCCAACAGCCCCGCACCTCCCAGGTGGAGAAGATCACGATTCCGGACAAGACCAGTGTCTCCGTTCGCTTCGGACAAACCACCGGACTCCAGCGCACCGCGCCGGACTACATCCCGTTCATGGTCGGGAATTACATTCTCGGTGGCAGCTTCCAATCGCGACTCAACACCGAAGTACGCAAGAACCGTGGCCTGACCTACCACATACGCAGCTACCACGAGGGCGATATCCTGACCCCGGGCAACTGGGCCCTGCAAGCCAGCTTTGCCCCCTCCATGCTCGAAGAAGGAATCACTGCGACCCAGTCCGTCATCAATGAGTGGTATGCAAAGGGCGTGAGCGAAGCGGAAGTCCGTGCAGCCGTCACCACACTTTCCGGTTCCTACCTGGTAGGATTATCCACGACCGCCAGCGTGGCCGGACAGGTCCACAGTTTCGTCCAACGCGGCTTCGCACCGGAGTACATCGACGCCTACCCTCTGCAACTCAAAGGCCTGGACGCGCCCCAGGTAAATCAGGCGATCCATCAATATTTCGACCCAAGTGCACTCGTCGAAGTGGCTGCCGGCTCCATCAATGCCCCACAGCCCGCATCGTCATCCGCAACCCGGAAGGTAAGCGTACGTCTGGACACGCCGGATGCCGGATGGAAGATACGGATTGAAAAAGTCTACCAGAGCGGAGATGCCATCCTCGTGCTCTCCAAGCTCAGCCATTCCGGAGAAATCGCCAGCCAGGTCATCACAACCGTAGCCGACAGCGTTCCCTTGCCTCTCGACCGCGAATTACCGGCCCGGCATTATATCCTGGGGAAGAATTGGAACTGGGGCGACGACAGCAGCGGTTATCAGTTCATCGACTCGGCCGATGCCATCCGTGAGAGCTTGGAAGGCGCGACGCTACTTTACGAGGCGCCGTAAATCACTTTACGATTGCCCGACAAGCACCTCCTCCCCGAAATACCGACCTAATCGAGAACTCATAATCACTTTTCAACTCATGCCGAAAATCGACGTCGACACCCTTAAGGCCATCCTGCAGCGCAACGAAACCGACATCCGCAAGATATCGGAAATCATGGAGGACATCAAAATGGAGCTGCTGGCCGAAGAAGAAGAACGTGCCAACCGCCCCCCTCCGGTCAAAAAGCAGTTCAGCATTCTGATCTCCGACCCCGAAGGGCATCTGGAGGGGAAGGACTTTGTCGGATGGGTGGTACAGATCCCGGAAGAAGACAGTCTCGCAGTGGGTCCGGAGCGGATCATCCGTGCCGCCTACGAGTATAATACGACCCCAAAGGGCCGCCGTCTGCCCGTCCAAACGATCGGGGAAGCCTGTGAAGTCGTCAGCGCCAAGCTCATGAAAGAGCAAAACATCTGGATCAAAACCAAGACCCCCGTCCTGATTGTGCCAACCAACAACCAAATTCCGACCGACAATTCGGAGTAAGCGCTTCGACAGAACGCAGACCCGGCATTACAAGGTCTGCTAAGCCCGGCAAATAAAGGTTTTACCGTTCCGCTAGGTCCAAGATTACCGCAATCGGACTTGCCCCCGTTTGCAGGCGGATCAAATACGGTGTTTCTTTTTTTCGGCATCCTAGCATTCCATGTGGGTTCAATCCAGTCGTACCCGTCGCAACCTGCGCTATAGCTCGATCGACGCGATCTTCTCAACGCCCTGGTCGCTGCTCTCCCTCCCCGGCAGCTTTCTCATGGCCGGGCTGCTCAACGCCTATTTCCAAATCGGACCGTTCTGGTTTGGCCTTCTCTGCGCCATGCCGGCACTGGCCAACGCCCTTCAAATCGTCATGGTCCCCTTTATCGCGCGCTACATGGCGGTCCGCGATTTCACACTTTGCCACGGCTGGATGAATCTCGGTATCTGGCTGAGCGGTCTCGTCGGTATCGCGTTTATCCCGAGGGATAATCCGGACCTGGCCGGCTGGTTCTTCACCTGCCTCTTCGCTCTCGGCTCGACCACGCTCTCACTGCTGGTCATGGGCTGGACCGCCTGGGTCGGCGACTTTGTCCCGGTCGAGATCCGGGGCCGTTACATGGGGCGCCGCAACCGTTTCGCCAGCATCGCCACGCTGTCTTTCATGTGCCTGAGTATCCTCATGCTTGAGCTGCTCGATGCGTCGCGGATCGCCTACATTATCCTCGTCGCCGTCGCGGTCTTTGCCCGCATGGCTGCCATGTACATACAACACTTGATCCAGTCGCCGGACCCCACCGGCGGTCAAGTGGCCAGCGCCAACTGGGCCAAGGAACTAAGCGCCCTCAAGGAGCACAAACCGCTCATGCGTTTCGTCTGCTATGGTATGGCCTCCGGCTTTTTCATGGCCGGCATGGGGGCTCTGGTACCAATCTATGCACTGGACCAGTTGGGCGCCAGCCCCGCCCAATTTACAAGCTTCAGCATTGCGGGCACCATCTCCGGCGCACTCGGTGTACGCCTCTGGGGCGAGATGATCGACCGGCACGGAGCCGTGCCCATCATGCTGATCTCCTTCATCGCGTGGCGCATCGGTGACATGGGCTGGCTTTTCATCACACCGGATGCGCTCTTCTGGATGTATCCCATGTGGATTTCAGGTGGCCTGATGGCGATCGGTTACCTGCTCGGGAGCTTCAACCTCCTGCTCAAGCTGATTCCGAAACACAGCCGCACTGCGGGCATCAGCCTGAACCTGACCGTTACCTCGATCGCCGCCACGATCGCACCGATCCTGATAGGCTGGATTTTGAACAAGGCCGGCCAACTGGATTGGAATATCCCCTTAACGTATCGTTGCCTGATGGCGATCTGCCTCACCGGGTGCCTGCTCTCGACCCTCATCATACGGGGCATCAAAGAGCCGCAAACCAAGCCCGAGTTGAATACGATTCAAGGAGCCATGCGGACAATCCGCCAGTTGACCGTCAACCAGGGACTCAATTTTATCAGCAACGCCAGCTTTATCGTCCGCAGGAAACGATAGCACATGCCGACAGGCACCCGGCTCTAGGCAAAGGACCGGACCAACACCTTGCCGGCAGCGCCAAGCCCCAATGTCAACGAATCGGCCCCCTCTCCCACTGCCAGGCAGACGGATTCGGCCGCTTCGCTGCGTGCCGTCACTTTAAGGGAGACGCCGGGATTCAAGCCTGCCTGGGCAATGTACTGTAAAAACTCCGTATCCTGGTCGCTGATACGGGCAACCGCCAGAGGCTCGCCGATGGGGCATTCTGCCAGACTCTGGAATCCACCGTCATGCAACACACCCGCAGCCGAGGGGATCGGGTCGCCATGGGGATCCTCGGTGGGATGTCCCAGATACTTGTCGATCCGCTCGAGCAGCAGGTCCGACACGACATGCTCCATGCGTTCCGCTTCATCATGCACCTCCGACCAGTCAAAATCCAGGACTTCGACCAGAAACTGTTCCAGCAAGCGATGCCGGCGCAAAACATGGAGTGCGAGCGAACGGCCCTGCTCGGTCAGACGGACCCCGACCCGGGGCTCGTAAAGCACCAACCCCGCGTCGGCCAGCGTCTTGACCATAGTCGTCGCAGTCCCCGGCACGACGCTCAGCGCTTCCGCAACCCGCCCCATCGGCACCACCCCGCTGGGCGACTTCTCGGCCACGAGATAGATCTGCTTGATGTAATCTTCGACGGTAGAGCTGGGCATGCCGGAACAATCAATTCTCCTCACTGAAAGGCCAAGCCGATTTTCGGACTTATCGACCCTCTAAATCGAATCCGCGTTTGTCAGTACGCATAAAAATGGACAATGTCGCAAACCCATGAGCGATTTTCTGCTTCGTTTTGCACACAACACTTGGGATCTGGTAGCCGAGATGGCGCCCTATCTACTCTTCGGTTTTGCGATCGCGGGGCTCTTGCACCTGCTCATTCGACGCGAAGTGATCCAGCGCATGCTGGGCAAGCCCGGAATCGCGGGGGTGATCAAAGCCAGCCTCCTCGGGGTCCCCATGCCCCTTTGCTCCTGTTCCGTCATTCCGGTCGCCGCCTCCCTGAGGCAACACGGGGCGAGTCGGGGAGCCACCGCATCTTTTCTCAGCTCCACCCCGCAAACCGGCGTGGACAGCATACTGGCAACCTACGCACTCATGGGGGGCCTATTCACAGCAGTACGGGTGGCCGTGGCCTTTGTCTGCGGGATGGTTAGCGGCTTTCTGGTCGATTTGTGCACCAAGGGAGCGAAGGACGCCCCCAAGCAAACGCCCGAACCTGGCACGAAAACACCCGAACCTGCCCTCAAACCGGGTAATCTTTCCCTCGCACCGGCCCAAGGTGGCAACCTGTCCGGCTTCAGCTTAGCCCCCACGGCACCGGCCGCGAAGAAATCCTGCTGTTGCGAATCCGAAGGGGAACCGGAAAAGAAATCGAGCTGCTGCCAGGAGGAAACGGCTGCCGAGGCGTCCTGTTGCTGCAGCCACGAGAGCAACGACGGTGAAAAGCGCAGCTTTGCTCAGGCCATGCGTTACGGGCTCATCACCTTGCCGGCCGATCTGGCCAATGCCCTGATCATCGGCCTCGTGCTCGCCGGCCTGATCGGCACCCTCCTTCCGGATGACCTCTTTCAAGGTGCGCTCAGCGGCGGTGTGCTCGCATTCCTCATCGCGACCGCCATCAGCCTGCCGCTCTATGTCTGCGCGACCGCTTCCATCCCGATGGCTTACGCCCTCATGGCCGCAGGCCTCTCCCCCGGGGCGGCACTGGTTTTCCTCATCGTCGGTCCGGCCACGAATACCGCCACCATCGTCGCCGTCTGGAAAATGCTGGGGCAGAAAGGTACGGTTATTTATGTCGCCAGTCTAGTCGTGGTCTCCTGGACCGCAGGCTTCCTTTTCAATGCCGCTCTCAATCAGGAGCTGGCATCGGCCCAAGCCCACCAGCATGAGGCGCTGCATCCCGCACTCTGGCAACACCTGTCCGGGATCGGGCTCGTCGCGCTGCTCCTGCTCGCGCGATGGACGAGCCGGCGCAAAAAAAGCAGGAAGGGGCAGGCCCAGGCGAGCGAAGGCAAGTCCTGCTGCCACGCCTAGCCGCTCGAAGGCACCCCACGAGAGCCTGAATAACCCAAAGACCTCAGGGGTACTCCGGTATGCCACGTAGCCGATCGAAAAATAATTGCCCAATCCGCAGCAGCGCCACAGCCTGCGCAGATTGGAGCCATTATTGACAGCCATACACGATTTCGGAGGGGTCTGGACCCCCGCCCTGCTCGTCGGGCTCTTCCTGCTTAGCTCCTTCCTGATCATCTGGCGTCTGGAACGCATGTCGCATCGGGGCGTCGAAGGCACCGTCCTCGGCACGCTCTTCATGCCCTACTTCAGCGGGCTGGGAAACTTGATTTTCGTCGCGGTCGTCCTGCGCGACAATGGCCCGGCCCAGGAAATCGCAGTCAATTGCTGGACCAACAACATCACAAACCTCGGCTTGCTCCTCGCCCTGCCCGCTCTGATCTGGGGCCTGAACCTGAAATCCAAATCAAAGGCCCGTAAAGCTCAGCGGGAATCGGCACTGCACCGACTCTCACTGGCACTGACCCTCATCGCCATGGCCTTTTTTAGCATGATGGTCTGGGTACTCGGTCAGGATGGCACAATAGACCGTTACGACGGATGCGCACTCGTCGGGCTGTTCCTCTTCTGGCAGTGCTTCCATGTCTATGAAGTGCTCAAGGAGAACACCCAAAGCAACAAGGCTGGCTGGCACCCCCTCATCCTCCTCGACATCCTCCTCATTCTTGCCGGAAGCGCCTGCACACTGGTTGCGGTCGATGGAATCGTCGCCGCCATCCTTGCCCAGGAACAGGGCTGGTT
The DNA window shown above is from Coraliomargarita parva and carries:
- a CDS encoding acyl-CoA thioesterase, producing the protein MITSILPVRVRYAETDRMNVVHHSNYLIWFESVRIQMLDELGLPYKDLEERGFMIPVLGASLRYLKPAFFDDRLKVYLFMREKARAKFHFDYEVRRDGELLATGSTTHGFMDAQGKGLRPPTEFVEKLEEAWKV
- a CDS encoding shikimate kinase codes for the protein MKSLKQNAMPNLYLVGFMGVGKSVIGRRVARALGFRFYDSDAEIEKKAGKSIPQIFESEGEAAFRAYERAYIEAGHPARNCVVSCGGGLVVQPGMRELLRSKGVVVCLFASVESILERTGRNKNRPLLNVANPEAKIRQLLSEREPIYMDAGPCISTDGRSIAEVVQHLERTYRSCAKDPRRCCGKNAPEVAGA
- a CDS encoding helix-turn-helix transcriptional regulator; this translates as MTQANSTASESIRIHLVDGVSGPACPFQPACDLELGLAEGFATAELVHFKPGLSLLRIRVAEDAPVLPRLDFGGNYLLTGFIHSGSAVFHFSNGHRHAGNIHEWFQFHCESLEIEGHRGQKLEWAGLLCTDEALSSLLAIEHPGGTPAEIQSNGSISGGVLNTGQRELAHQIIRLPAQGLGSRLHLEGTSLTWLAEQLFRPTGSQNVPAINAQDRDTLEDVAAYLGDTLDADHSIASLALRFGLNESKLKQGFKSQFERTVFGYLRELRMERAKSFLRQDRMSVIEVANAVGYSNASHFARAFKEHTGLLPKGFQCLHRAR
- a CDS encoding TonB family protein translates to MYISEYPTQSKQPGAILAGMVFTSLVMLAVSLVSLEPEQAENITLPVQELSFAAPPQPVTPAQEEPQPPTPTDYEIELVPTRPELAIAPLRLEMPDAKPDTQLKQPLLSVPQLQNLLADIERILESTELDQAPVLLNLPDFRYPAELSRQGIQRARIVVRVIIDERGQARLEEIVSSSHPALEKLARRIVSKTRFTPPTYNGEAVKARYDWPLVLSAPS
- a CDS encoding YggS family pyridoxal phosphate-dependent enzyme; this translates as MISLDEFKQNLASVCARMDAACLAAGRDPASVQLLPVTKNHPEAAPEYVAACGLGAVGENRVQEAVAKQAACTASLRWELIGHLQSNKAKEAVAHFDRVQSVDSLKLIQRLNRMAADSGKCLPILLQFNTGEDPNKYGFSCNEADAVLEAALACPHLQVEGFMTIAPLDDDLEVAKVAFDGLRALRDRLADSFQVPLSELSMGMTGDLEVAITAGSTQIRVGTALFGSRGY
- a CDS encoding LysR family transcriptional regulator, producing the protein MHVENLKIFSDLVESESFSRAAKLNGITQSAVSQQLRAMEKHFNILIVDRSQKQFRLTREGQKLYKSSKEILYLYDKLNSELQEMKKVISGTIHISTVYSIGLHELPPYVKAFMAKYPEVNIRVEYRRANMVYEDILSNSIDLGLIAYPQKHKQLEILPFHDDILVLVVSPDHPLANDKVVDLKDLAGEKFIGFEPDIPTRKATDQIFREANIEADPVMEFDNVETVKRAVEINAGIAILPQTTVVREEAQGLLKVIKFKNKTFKRPLALIHRKGRVLTPAMKKLIELLTSKNLIPADE